CGTATGAGGaaacttttaatttattatgtACACTACCTTGGCCACTTCGTTTAGGTCTGCTTAGAAGACTTCCAATTTAATATTTACACTGCGCTATTTGTTCACGTCTGCTACGATACGATTGGTTAACGGATTCGTgtatattgttacgtcatgaACTATAGCAGTTCGCGCAGTATCGACATCAATTCATTCATCTAATTTGCATATTTAATGGGATAAATATCCTAAGTCAACCTGACCCAGCACACTTCGTCTCACATATTACAAACACGAGGAACTACGATGGCACCGACAAAGGGAGCAAAGAGGGTCGCGAAGCAGGTCCCTAACAAGAAGGACACCAGGAAATACCGCAGAAAGCGCAAGGAAAGCTTTGGTATTTACATCTACAAAGTTCTGAAGCAGGTGCACCCAGACACCGGCATCTCCAGGAGAAGCATGAACATCATGAATTCTTTCGTTAACGACTTGTTCGAAAGAATCTCTGGCGAGGCTTCTCGACTTGCACATTACAATAAGAGGCGTACCATCAGCAGTCGCGAGGTACAAACTGCAGTTCGCCTGCTTCTTCCCGGTGAACTTGCAAAACACGCCGTTTCGGAGGGAACCAAGGCGGTGACAAAGtacaccagctccaagtaaACAGAAACCTGATTATCAATTacaacggctcttttcagagccactCACAATCTAACAAGCTGTTAATCCGATTTTTGGAACAACAATGATTGATATTGCCTGCCTATTAATACCAGTAGTCTGCTCTCCAAAAGAAGTAACGTTACACGCCGTATTTACTCGGCTCTCCTTTCGCATCAGATTTTTATTTGGCGTCTTAGAAATTACGGCGTTTACTTCGCCAGACCCAGCAATGGCTTTGAAACTGGGCATTTACGCATGAATTATGCATTTGGATGTCGCGAGAGGTTGAAATAAGTAGCATGGAAACGCTTGATCGCCAATTTCACAGTTTAAAACTAATGGAGATGAGCGCGATATACTTGTTAAAATTCCCTGAGCAGGTGGTACACGAATAGTGCGAGATGATTCCGATTGCCCCACAAGAAGCGTACCCTAACTgtgtatagcagtggttccaaacCTTTTATAGCCCGTGGTTCCCTCcagaggcttttagcactcatggcttCCATAAATTTTAGGCGTCGCAAGGAGTACACTAGTTTCACACAAAGTATCAtatatattgtacttttttagacttttgatGCGAAccacaattaaaaaattaaggCGAAACATAAATGTCACGATTTCGATAGAATACATCGGATCAGAGGAGCGGCGCGCACGCATAACAATGCCGTTTTTGATCGTAAGACCCGATAAGAGTCGCGCTTAGGGCGTCGCGGAAAATTTTAATACACAGTATCCATAAAGTCTTTGTAACCTCCCTTTCAACGTGACCCGGTAGCACAAGGCGTCACATAGGAAAAACTAACAAATCGAAAACGCATCTCCCAAATCCTTGTCCAAACACAACCAATTGTTGAAAACTTGTAATGAAATTGTAATTCGAAGCATAACATGAAATGCTCAGCAATACACAAACATCACAATAGACGGAAATGAAAGATGGAAGACggttttctaaaacaaaataatatgtcTTAGAACACttataaaactaaataatacCAAATTCAGCAATGatccaaatataaataacataccGATAATATTTATGACACCGGGTAAGAAAACACATACATCAGTGAACTTCAAATTATGCAACTTAAAGTACTAGCATTCTTACCCAAAAATCATTGCATAATACATTCTGGAAACATCAGTACAATTTCTTCACAGTAACAAATGTACGGCTCAATATCTTAACACCAAGGGCAACAACCCAATAGATCCACTTACTAACTAATTTAGATGTCTAAGTCATCTACAAGATAAACACAATAAACAGCAATAATTAAATCACAATAATACCAACACAAAGAAACtttaaaaacttgacttggcAGCAAAACAGCAGCAAAGTATGGTGCAATATCCATTAATGGCGGCGAACTCGACTTAACAGCGCCTACACGTGGCAACAATATTATTGCCAAACAATAATACTTGGATCCTGTGGATCGTGACGTAACAgtctttacaattttaattttgttatgaagtgagtcctgaatatattttaaccaggtttgttgctTTTTTGAACAgtaattcatattatatatacgctttggccAGACCCAGAGAAGTTATGCGCTAAGTTTCTCTTCCTAGTTGTTTTCATGTCATACTGGTAAGAACTGCTGTTTTAAGTCTCGCGTGGATTGATATTTGCTGACACGCGATTTTACACTAGAGATGTATCGGCCAATTTTTCGGTAGTGCATCGGTATCGGCTACATttagaccgatatttccgatatatttagcttctcaataatatgatccagaatgttttaaaaaataggttAAAATACtaatcttgaaattattttttgcttggataggtcgtgaactatgagccatgcacGTCCCCACCCCGGCTAGTAGAAACGGGAATCGGATTTTGACCTGTTTTTAGCCATTTATTAGCAAAACTGGCTCAATCAATTTTAGTAATTTcactgccaaatttttatatcaaaatttttaatattacatggtaattatgaaaaaatatatcgaTCGAATATTAGTGCATGCtccaatatttaaaatataaaatatgacgttatattggcacaaaatcCTTCCTGCGCATGTAACTCAATGTATCAGTTTCATACGGTAAGTAGGCTgaacatttatttgttttaccaCCAACATTAGCCAAATTCTATTAGTTTTCTAATAAATCTATTTGAACACTGAGATTACTAGCGCCAGtgcatctgaatcaattaaCGCATTTGGATCTCAAACATCTACTTCTTAATACTACTTAATGTGTGtgatatgtatataaatatatatattactctTTTTTGATCCGAAATAATGTGCACTATTAATAAGGCTGAAAGGTAAAAATTACACTTGAGGTAGCCTAATAGTTACATAATATCGGAATATCGGTCGTTTTTGAATATCGGCGTATCAGTATCGGcctttttagctggtatcggatcggtatcggcgacaaaagtggtctcggtacatctctattctacactataatttttttaagtcggttattttttataacttatagccagtggtgggattcaaattttttgtcagccggttccatcacaaaaatcatatttttcggccggttctgttacatgtttttttaaataatgctAACCGGTatgctgatctcataaaattccgtgagacggttctatagaaacggtgcgaaccggctgaatcccaccactgcttatAGCCCAACTGATACTTGAACCTCGAACTGTAATTCCTAGagtcaatattattatttacagTTTTTCAAACAAAAGTGTAGAACATGAAAACTTTAGATTATATCATAATGGTTGACTGGCTTAGTTTcggatttattttaaaatttaaataagcaGCCAAGGGTTCTGGATTAAGTTGGTGCGATGGTCTTAGTTCATTAAAGTTATATGCGAGTTGTACGCATATTTTAGATGTGCTCGTCTGCAGGCTGAACAATTCTAACCAAAACTGGAAACATAACGATGCTAATTGATAAAATTTAACTTATTAGTTATGAAGTTTCTAATGTACAACAGCCCAAACGATATCTTCGTGTATTTTTCATTGTTATGATATTTGATCCTTTATAGTTTACATGCGTTTTTTGTGTTTGTAAGTGAACTCGATGCGAGGTTTGGCTTGACAACTAGAAATCTCTATATTTTATCTTATGTGTAACAAATAGAGTGATCGAAATAATCTATGTCTCGCGaacctgaaaaaaatatttatcaagaaCAACATTCAAGGTAGATGTGCGTGGGCGAAGACTACTATCGGCCGCGTAAACCACCCGGGGAAAAGTTCAGCAAATCTTCAGAATACCCCTAATTTGCATACCAAAGCCTATAAATAAGGCATGTCTCCGATTACCGTCATACTTCGTTTTTGATTATACAAACACGTATAGCGGAAATGGCCCCCACAAAAGGAGCAAAGAAGGTTGTGAAACAAGTCAATGCCAAAAAGGATGCCAGGAAAGCTCGAAGGAAGCGCAAAGAAAGCTTCGGCATTTACATCTACAAAGTTCTGAAGCAGGTTCACCCAGACACCGGCATCTCCAGGAGAAGCATGAACATCATGAATTCTTTCGTAAACGACCTGTTCGAAAGAATCTGTGGCGAGGCCTCTCGACTTGCGCATTACAACAAAAGGCGTACCATCAGCAGTCGCGAAGTGCAAACCGCAGTTCGCTTGCTTCTTCCCGGTGAACTTGCAAAACACGCAGTTTCTGAGGGAACCAAGGCCGTGACAAAGTACACCAGCTCCAAATAAGCTGTTATAAGTTTTGCCAATcacaacggctctttttagagccacccaaAACTTAACGAGATGTTTCCATTGTAAGCGGATCcgcaaaaataaatatcaagacACCTATGCCAGGACGGTTAGCGGATGTATCACTTTAACCATTTATACCTACTAGCGATGGAAATTCCAATGCCTCTTTATTATCATTGTCAGTACTCAGTATTACTTTTATCGTTGCTATTAGGATTGGGCATTTCTAATcgtcgccatcttgtttttttccgtCAAAGGTAGAGGTGAATCCTTCTCAATTTTTTTGCGATGCCATGTCCCGTCAGAACGTTTTGATcgtcgtttttttttctttcaatttatcCTCCGGTCGGTTCGGAACACGCCCAGACTTGCATCTCGTGCATTTTTAAAGTGCAATTCGGACATGCCCCCCGCCTCCTAGCGAGttaccatgtttccccgaaaataaaccCTCCTAGAGAGAGACCTAGTCGATGGCGCGATTTTTTTTTCGACCTAGTCCTCAA
This genomic interval from Styela clava chromosome 15, kaStyClav1.hap1.2, whole genome shotgun sequence contains the following:
- the LOC144432463 gene encoding histone H2B type 2-F-like, giving the protein MAPTKGAKKVVKQVNAKKDARKARRKRKESFGIYIYKVLKQVHPDTGISRRSMNIMNSFVNDLFERICGEASRLAHYNKRRTISSREVQTAVRLLLPGELAKHAVSEGTKAVTKYTSSK